A genome region from Haloarcula rubripromontorii includes the following:
- a CDS encoding methylaspartate mutase subunit E, whose amino-acid sequence MPTDERLSDDQLQRIANDLRDNWHTGREVDFEEAIAFHESLPASKQFAQVLESADQPLLQPRAGVPCLEEQIDLLRYLQDEGGADLLPTTIDSYTRDNEYEKAEEGLAASRGSEENELNGFPAVNHGVEDCRRLIRALDAPVEVRHGTPDARLLAMVTLAGGFQSFEGGPISYNIPYTKRHDLATTIEHWQFVDRLCGAYTERGVTINREPFGPLTGTLVPPSIAIAVMLVEGELAATQGVRSLTLGYGQVGNLVQDVAALRALRKLGNEYLRDEVTVTTVFHEWMGGFPPDEARANGVISLGGATAAVAQPDKVITKSAQEFQGVPTKEANAAGLRTTRQLIDMMIEQDIDLGGIDEEQALIERETRHLMDAIYEAGDGDVAQGVINAFDSGALDVPFAPSDAAKGAVLPARDDDGRVRIFEFADLELPDDIKEIHAARLGERAETEGRDQSFRMVADDVDAISDGKLIGRPTGDNGPAGGASDAD is encoded by the coding sequence ATGCCAACTGACGAGCGACTCAGCGACGACCAGCTACAGCGCATCGCAAACGATCTCAGGGACAACTGGCACACAGGTCGCGAAGTCGACTTTGAGGAGGCTATCGCCTTCCACGAGTCACTGCCAGCCTCAAAACAGTTCGCCCAAGTGCTGGAATCGGCCGACCAGCCGCTCCTCCAGCCACGGGCGGGCGTTCCCTGCCTCGAAGAGCAGATCGACCTCCTGCGCTATCTGCAGGACGAGGGCGGCGCGGACCTCCTGCCGACGACCATCGACTCCTACACGCGGGACAACGAGTACGAGAAGGCCGAGGAGGGGCTGGCGGCCTCCCGCGGGAGCGAGGAGAACGAACTCAACGGCTTCCCGGCGGTCAACCACGGCGTCGAGGACTGCCGACGGCTCATCCGGGCGCTGGACGCACCGGTCGAGGTGCGCCACGGGACGCCCGACGCCAGATTGCTGGCGATGGTCACGCTTGCCGGCGGCTTCCAGAGCTTCGAGGGCGGACCGATTTCCTACAACATCCCGTACACGAAACGGCACGACCTCGCGACGACCATCGAGCACTGGCAGTTCGTCGACCGACTCTGTGGGGCCTACACCGAGCGCGGCGTGACTATCAACCGCGAGCCCTTCGGCCCGCTGACCGGGACGCTCGTCCCGCCGAGCATCGCCATCGCGGTGATGCTCGTCGAGGGCGAGCTTGCCGCCACGCAGGGCGTTCGCTCGCTCACGCTCGGTTACGGACAGGTCGGCAATCTCGTGCAGGACGTGGCGGCACTGCGCGCGTTGCGGAAGCTCGGTAACGAGTACCTCCGTGACGAGGTGACGGTCACGACCGTTTTCCACGAGTGGATGGGTGGCTTCCCGCCGGACGAAGCCCGCGCAAACGGCGTCATCAGTCTCGGCGGCGCGACGGCGGCCGTCGCACAGCCGGACAAAGTCATCACGAAATCCGCCCAGGAGTTCCAGGGCGTGCCGACGAAGGAGGCCAACGCGGCCGGACTGCGAACGACGAGACAGCTCATCGATATGATGATCGAACAGGACATCGACCTTGGAGGTATCGACGAAGAACAGGCGCTCATCGAGCGAGAGACGCGCCACCTGATGGACGCTATCTACGAGGCCGGCGACGGCGACGTGGCACAGGGGGTCATCAACGCCTTTGACAGCGGCGCGCTGGACGTGCCGTTCGCGCCGAGCGACGCCGCGAAGGGCGCAGTGCTGCCGGCCAGAGACGACGACGGCCGAGTTCGCATCTTCGAGTTCGCGGACCTCGAGCTCCCGGACGACATCAAGGAAATCCACGCCGCGCGGCTGGGCGAGCGGGCCGAGACCGAGGGCCGCGACCAGTCGTTCCGGATGGTCGCCGACGACGTGGACGCCATCAGCGACGGGAAACTCATCGGGAGACCGACCGGCGACAACGGCCCTGCGGGAGGTGCGAGCGATGCGGATTGA
- the mct gene encoding succinyl-CoA:mesaconate CoA-transferase — protein MGALDDLRVLDLTQVLAGPYCTMLLADMGADVVKVERPGGDLIRSNPPFVNDGEKEAYGGYFQSVNRGKRSLELDLGTDADREAFLSLVERADVVVENFKAGTMEKFDCGYETLREHNPDLIYSSIRGFGDPRTGETHRQGQPSFDLIAQALGGVMEITGQSDGPPTKVGPGVGDLFTAVLNAVGILAAVHHRDRTGEGQYVDTAMYDSMVSLCERTVYQYSCDGESPTRQGNSHPTLFPYDSFEAADGHVVIAAFADGHWEALCEAMERPDLAADYPDAGSRIANRESLGSEIADWTATIDSETLLDLLEGRVPAAPVQNTADIFEDPHIHDREMLAEVEQPGADNRMTIAGSPIKMTETMPSPGGRAPLLDEHRTELLDEAGVSTETNRVEGDD, from the coding sequence ATGGGTGCGCTTGACGACTTGCGTGTGCTCGACCTGACACAGGTCCTCGCCGGACCGTACTGTACGATGTTGCTCGCGGACATGGGCGCGGATGTGGTAAAGGTCGAACGCCCCGGCGGCGACCTCATCAGGTCGAACCCACCGTTCGTGAACGACGGCGAGAAAGAGGCTTACGGCGGTTACTTCCAGAGCGTCAACCGTGGGAAACGCTCGCTCGAACTCGATCTTGGGACCGATGCAGACCGCGAGGCGTTCCTTTCCCTCGTCGAGCGCGCAGACGTGGTGGTCGAGAACTTCAAGGCCGGCACGATGGAGAAGTTCGACTGCGGCTACGAGACGCTACGAGAACACAACCCGGACCTCATCTACTCCTCGATTCGGGGCTTTGGCGACCCGCGGACGGGCGAAACTCACCGGCAGGGCCAGCCCTCGTTCGACCTCATTGCACAGGCGCTGGGCGGGGTCATGGAAATCACCGGCCAGTCGGATGGCCCCCCGACGAAGGTCGGCCCCGGCGTCGGCGACCTCTTCACCGCCGTGCTGAACGCCGTCGGTATCCTCGCGGCCGTCCATCACCGCGACCGAACTGGTGAAGGGCAATACGTCGATACAGCAATGTACGACTCGATGGTATCACTGTGTGAGCGGACGGTGTATCAGTACTCCTGTGACGGCGAGTCACCGACCCGGCAGGGGAACTCTCACCCGACGCTGTTCCCGTACGACTCCTTCGAGGCTGCCGATGGCCACGTCGTCATCGCGGCGTTCGCCGACGGCCACTGGGAAGCACTGTGTGAGGCGATGGAGCGCCCGGACCTCGCTGCGGACTACCCCGACGCCGGCAGTCGCATCGCGAACCGAGAGTCCCTTGGCAGCGAAATCGCCGACTGGACCGCCACCATCGACTCGGAAACGCTCCTGGACCTGCTCGAGGGACGTGTGCCGGCCGCGCCAGTCCAGAACACCGCCGACATCTTCGAAGACCCCCACATCCATGACCGGGAGATGCTCGCCGAGGTGGAGCAACCGGGCGCAGACAACCGGATGACTATCGCCGGCAGTCCGATAAAGATGACCGAAAC
- the glmS gene encoding methylaspartate mutase subunit S: protein MPRTVILGVIGSDAHVVGITILEQALSAAGFEVINLGVQTAQDEFVSAAKSHDAEAVLVSSLYGHARQDCEGLHDELDDAGLDVLTYVGGNLAVGQSDFEETQATFRQMGFDRVFDAETDPEEAIEMLREDLQLTTTEAEQIRVDG, encoded by the coding sequence ATGCCCCGGACCGTTATCCTCGGCGTGATTGGCTCCGACGCACACGTCGTCGGCATCACGATTCTAGAGCAGGCGCTCTCGGCCGCTGGCTTCGAGGTCATCAACCTCGGCGTCCAGACCGCACAGGACGAGTTCGTCTCCGCCGCGAAATCTCATGACGCCGAGGCGGTACTGGTATCCTCGCTGTACGGGCACGCCCGCCAGGACTGCGAGGGGCTGCACGACGAACTCGACGACGCCGGGCTCGACGTGCTCACCTACGTCGGCGGGAACCTCGCCGTCGGACAGTCCGACTTCGAGGAGACGCAGGCGACCTTCCGACAGATGGGTTTCGACCGCGTCTTCGACGCGGAGACTGACCCAGAGGAGGCTATCGAGATGCTCCGGGAAGACCTGCAACTGACGACAACAGAGGCGGAGCAGATCAGGGTTGACGGGTGA